In Thermus thermamylovorans, the genomic window AGGAGCGCCCTGGAAAAGGCGGGGGAGCTGGGCCTCAAGACCGTGGCCTTCCCTCTCCTGGGCACCGGGGTGGGGGGGTTGCCTGTGGCGAAGGTGGCCCAGGCGATGCTGGAGGAGATCAAGAGGGCCCCGGACACCCTCGAGGTCACCCTCTACGGCTACCGCAAGGAGGACGCCGAGGCCATCCGGCAGGCGCTCTGAGGCCGAAACCCCTCGCCCCCTTGCCCAGCGGGGGCCCTGGGCACCCTTCCGCCAGCCCCCCCGGGGGCGGAGTCCCTGGGGGGTGGCCGGCGCCCCTCGGTAGCGGTGGCCCCGCCGGGGAAAGGAGAGGGGGCGCACCCATGGCCCTTTTGGGGCCCCCGTCGTGGCGCATATTACGCCTCGCTCCTCCCGCAAGGGGCGCGTCCCCCCTCCAGGGGGCGCAGGGGCACCTCGTGCCCCGTGGCCAGGAGGGTCTCTCCCTCCACCTCCAGCCGCAGCCGGGGGAGGGGATGGCGGGGGGGGCCGTAGACGGCCTTCCCCCCGAGGAGGGGGTCGAAGGCGCCGAAGTGGCAGGGGCAGCCCAGGAAGGGGCGCTTGTGGCGGAAGTTGTAGAGGAGGGAGCCCGCCTCGGGGTCGGGCACGTAGTTCAGGGTGCAGAACTGGTGGGTGCAGATACGGCTCAGGGCGATGTAGTGCTCTTCCCCTAGGGAAAGCCCCCCAGGGGCCGGTGCGGGAAGGCGCAGCAAAAAGGCCCGCAGGGGGCCCTGGGCAAGGGGATACTCGAAGGGCCGGGCCTCCCAGAGGCCGAGTTCCCCCCGCCGGACCACCGCCACCCGGGGGCCTTCCCGCCAGACCGGCTCCCCCGGACGGGGTCTCTCCCGCAGGCCCAGGT contains:
- a CDS encoding Rieske 2Fe-2S domain-containing protein — translated: MRGGKKNLRRRDLVFYLPVAVAGGFFLWFGVRVYNLGLRERPRPGEPVWREGPRVAVVRRGELGLWEARPFEYPLAQGPLRAFLLRLPAPAPGGLSLGEEHYIALSRICTHQFCTLNYVPDPEAGSLLYNFRHKRPFLGCPCHFGAFDPLLGGKAVYGPPRHPLPRLRLEVEGETLLATGHEVPLRPLEGGRAPCGRSEA